The genomic segment TCCAAACGCTGTTCTTTTTGCCTGGTGGGGATTGGCTGGCTGTGACCCTGTACATTGGCCTTTGGTTTTTCTGTTATGTCGTCGTTATATTCTGTGCTTTTTCTTCCTGCCTGTGCAAGCTGTTTTGGTAACTCTCTTCTGAGTATGTTTTGAGGTTAGGTTTTCTTGATTGtctgttcttttattctttttgtttgtttggttggtttttgcttttgtttttagagacaaagtttctctgtgtagccctggctgtcctggaactcactctgtagaccaggctgggcttgatcctagaaatccacctgtctgcctcccaagtgctgggattaaaggtgtgtgtcaccacaactagccatttattcttttaattaaaattgataACTGTTTCAGAATGTCGTTGGTATTGATTACTGTGAACATATGAATCACTTGTGTAGTATTGACACAGATGTGGGGAATTGAACTTTCCTTGTGGTACTGGGCAGGTGTTAAGCTGTGGAATCTTTTTAACGCTGTTTATGTTGATGATAAGTGCATTAGATTACTGTAAGCACTCCTTCGTGtgtccttcccccctccccccataagAAGCAAAGACTTTGAGAATTGGTAGTTTGATGAACTAGCTGCCCTGGTTGCCTTGAGCAGAAGGACTGACTCCCAGTTGATAGCCGGTGTAAGTCCTCTTAGGGCGGTACTGGCCGCTTTAACATTGCCAGGGCATTTTGAGGGCAGCTGTCTGTTCTCACTCCTGAAGATGCAGTACAGCCCAGCACAGTTTCAAAGTTTCTAACTGACTTTTTTTACTCTCACGGGTTTTAGTGGATTCTGGGTGACCAGGGGTCAGAAGGGGCATGTCCCTTGTGGCCTGACAGAGACGGTTGTGACTGATGGAAAGTAAATGAGGCTTTGACTGGTGCAGACAGTCCTCGTTGACATGCGTGCCTTCCTGTTTGTGGACCAAGTCCCTCTCTGGCTATGGCCGCAGACTGGTCAGCTCGCTTGGAGAGCTGCCTAGGAGACTCCCTTCTGTGCTGTGTCCCCTGGTGTTCCAAGAAAAGGCTTCTCTCCAGTCGGCTCTTCTTCCCTGACTAGTGGAGTAAGCTGATCTGGTAATACCAAGACTAGAGTagcagagacaggaactgaacccaagacACCAAAAGATgattttatctttaaaagaaaggaaCTCTTTCTGTTGATGctctgttgctgttttgtttgtattaAATTCTTATACATTGTTTTTCTcctgctttcctctgcctcctgttgTGTTGGGGATGAGGGGGGTTGTACAGGGGACAGGAGGTTCAGAGGTTCACTGGTCACTCATCTGATCTTGCCAACTCCTGCATCTTTTGGCTGAAGAGCTTTAGACTTTTGTAGATTCAATGCATTGTGAGattcttttatttgcttttcccCCCCTTGATCCAGGTGGTCAGTCAGAATAACCCTTTTATGCTGTatgtattgcttttattttaatgtcCTCAACATTGGTTATAAATGCCATGTTCTCACAGAGTGTTCATGTTGGTCCAGTCTTTGCTCAGAGTCTGAAACCAGTATTTTGTGTTTGGGGGTACAATTTGTACACTGTTTCCTATTACTAGATCAGTGTGATACCAAACCTGAGTTGATCCTGAAGTTGGAGCAGGGAGCTGGGCCATGGAAGGAAGAAGATGCCCTAAACCGAAGGCTCCCAGGTCAGTGAATGCGCCCGAGGCAGGGGGTCCAGACTAGTGAACAGTCATCGGGTGGTGGGAATGTGAAGTTCTTTTCACTCAATTCTGCCGTCTTCCAGAGACTAACTTTGTAATCAGATGCTTGCTGTCTTGTGTCCAGGGAGGCTCTCCCTTCCAGGTGTACCCGCCTTTCCTGGTTTTGCTGTGTATTTTGTAATCTAGCAAATTCTGCTCGCTCTTCCTGAACATTTTGTTAAGTAGTAACTCTAAGCCTCATTGTCCCTTCCCCTCTGTGTTTATGTGATGCTTCATTGTAAGCATTTATTCATGGCCTTATTAATGCATTTATCACTTTTTATTTGATTCCCCATAGACAGTGGTCTATTGTGTGGGACCAACAGTGGTGACCCTACAAATTTGCCTTGTTTAAAGAGCTTCTGCTGTGTTAAGACACAGAAATCTTTGGCATTGAAAGAATAACCACAAAAATATGTTTTCTCAGttgaataaatgagtgaaaaaaTATAGGATGGTTCTAAAGCTAAAGCAGTTTTAaggaaattgttttaaaattcatatcAGATTAATTTTGAGACTTACCAATTTGGTACATAGTTCATAGTTTGATAGGAACTCTAGTCTTCAGAGTGGTTATGTTTTCATTAGAAGTTCCAAAGTGGCATTAGTCGTTCTATGTTAATATTGAAAACATAGGTTTCAGGCACTCACCTGTAGAATTCAAATATGTAAAAAGATGTCAAAATCAAACAGTGCATATCAAGATGCCAGAATTTATGTAATTTAAGGAGCATCTGCAAAGACTCCTAGTAGGATAGACCCAAGGGGTGGTATGTTATCCAGGAGATTGTAGGCATGGAGTCCAGATGAACCAAGTCCTGTTCAAAGGTTCCTGTTTGATGAGGAAATTGTAATATCTAGTTAGCCTTGGACCTTTTTCATTGTGGAACACACTCTAAGTCAACAGATTTGTGCTGATTTGCTATGAAATTGTAACCCAATGGAAggtctacaagagcagcaagtgcttttagcctctgagtcatctctccagaccctgtttTACAATATTACTTCATGGAGGGGCTACTTCTTCACTTTCGTGTTAGAATTCTATCAGATTGACTTCTGTGTTGTTCATGTAGGGcaacttttatttcctttcagCTGTGGAGAATGTGAAGAGACTGAACGAGACCAGTTGGGACAATCAAAAGAGACATTTGAACCACCTGGTAATCACTGGCAACTCTTCAGCTGAGAAGAGGGTCAAATTTGGGAAAAGATTTAATATGAGTTCCAACCATGTTTTACACCTGGCTATTAAGAATAGGAACTCTTCTGAAATGAGATCTGAGGTGCTTGATATATGGGAAAATGTGTATCTCCCTGATGAACCCAGTGTAATGCAGCCTATAGAGGAACTTGATCACCTTACTACAACCAAGATGTCATACAGACCTCCTGAGCCTCTTAGTGTGGATCACGGTGTTGAAAGTGAGCAACAGCACTTTCTGTATAGTCAACACGATGAAGCCTTCAATGGGAACACTGTGTGGACACGTAAGGTATTTCCTTTGGGAGATAATCCAAGTAAGTTAAAGGAATACAGGAAAGCCTTTGGTAAGTTAGGTCCTAGTGCCCAAGAGGGGACTCACATAAGGGAAGACACTTTTGATTGTAACTTTTGTAAGAAATCATTCTCTGACAAGTGTAACCATACTCAGCATTTTAAAACATGCATAAAAAACAAATATGATAAATGTACTGATTGTGAACCCACATTCAATACAAAACCAGGCCTTATAAACCTTCGGAGCACTCTGAATGCATGGGAAAAGCCCTGTGGGTGTAGTGACAATGAGAAATGTGTGTGTCAGATGCCAAAACAGAGGATTAATCAGGGTGTCTTCTCAAGTAAGGAGAGTAATTGTGTGAAAAAATTATGCCCAAAGttaaatttcagtgtgcaccagAGACCTCACACAGGTAAAAAACCCCATGAGTGCAATACATCTGCAAAAATCAACAACCAACCTCGTAGACATCACAGATGTGGGAGAACCTATCAATGTAAAgtatgtgggaaagcctttaagCACACACAAAATCTCTACTTACACTACAGAACTCACACTGGTGAGAAGCCATATGAGTGTAAAGAATGTAAGAAACTATTCAGTGTAAAGTCAAATCTCAGTGTACATCAGAAAACTCATACAGGCGAAAAACCCTATGAGTGTAACATATGTGGAAATGCCTTTAAAAGGAGGTGTGACCTAACTATACATCAGAGAGTTCACACAggtgagaagccctatgaatgtaaagagtGCAGAAAAACTTTCAGTATCAAGTCAGGGCTCATTGTGCATCAGAGAATTCACACAGGTGAGAAACCATATGAGTGTAATGTATGCGGAAAACGTTTTAACCAGAAGTCAAATCTCTCTACACACGAGAAGATTCACACAGGTGAGAAACCCtttgaatgtaaagaatgtaggAAATCATTTAGTGTCAAGTCATATCTCACTATACATCAAAAAACTCACTTGGGTGAGAAACCTCATGCATGAAATCTGGGCAAGCCTTCTATCAGAAGACAAACCTCTACAGACATCATAGAGCTTGCACAGGTGAGAAACCCTAGGTTCATAAAGAATGTAGGAAAAGTCATTTGTCATCTCTCCCTGAACCTCAGAGAGTTCAGAGGTGAAGATCCCTGTGGATGTAAAGGCTGCAGCAATCATCAGTCTTAAGTCACATCTCATAATTAGTGAACCCAAAACACTGGTAGGTACCAGTGTGGGATATGTCCAAAGACTTCTGCTAGATGCCAGACTTGAGTTGTTGGAGAAATCTTACAGGTGAGAAACCCTCTGAAGGTAAGGTCTGGAAATAATCAGTCCTCAGCAAGACTGGAGAATTCATACTGATGAGAAGCCCTGTGAGTGTAGTTATGTGGAAAGCCTGTTAGTCAGAAGTcccatctctgtgaatttgagttcACAAAGCAGAGAAGGCCTGTGAATATGAGGAATGTAGGAAAGCACTTCAGACGTTTGTAACCTCTTCATGTGTCTCACAGAATTGAGAGTTGAGAGATACTTATCAGTGCAATCTATAAAACAGTCACCTATCACCTGCCACATGTCAAAGCTGTCTACACATTAGAGAAATCTCACAGTTGAGAGATACTCACCAGTGCAATCTATAGAAAGGTCACCTACTACATGTCAGAGCCGTCTACACATTACAGAAGTCTCACAGTTGAGAGGCCTTCTGAATGTAAGGACTAGGAAACATTTCCAACAAATGTACATCAGAGTACTCAGAAATGCAAAGGGGAGGCGCTCTCAGCAGCAGATACAACTCACTGCATGTCAGACATACACAGCCAAGTAACTGTTTGGATGCAGTGTGTAGAGAAACCTGTTCCTAGATGTCagatctcagcagtcattagGTGAGGAGCCCTCTGAATGTGAGGAATCCTTCACTGCATACCAAAGAAGACACATAGGATAAGCCATATCAATTCAATATGTGCAAAATCTTGGTTCTGTAAGATGGACATCTGCCTTCCCTGGAGAACCATATGGGCACAAAACCCTGTGAATATAGAAACGGAAAAAAACCTGTGAATTTAAAGAATGTAGAAAATATCTCATTCTTGGGGTGTGTGTAAGAGCTCACACAGCTAAACATGCTCCCACCTAGGTAAGTATAACAGACATTTGTGTGCATCAGAAAACCCCTCACTGCTGAGAAACCACAAGAGTGGTATATGTGGACAAGACTTTTACCAAATGGAAACCCTCTGGCTAGCTCATGGGCTGGAAGTACATGAATGCAATGGATGTGGACGCGCTTTTATAGGAAGTTGACCTCCACATTGGAGAATCCATTAGAGATGAAATGCTGTTAACGTGGAAAAGCCTATCTAGAATGGTAATGGATATAGAAAATGTCATTGTGAGAAGTCCTGTAAGCAGAGGTCTCATGTGCTAAGATTTACCGTTTTGTTCTAAGACTGGCAGCCTGTATGTGTAGTGTTATGGAGAGAACATGGCCAGAGCTCTATAGGAATTTTAACATTTGTGATGACTTTTCTTTCTTGCCTCAACCCCCAATTCCTGCAGTACATTATCCCGGGATTTGTACTTATGGTCTGAAAGCAAATAAGATTATCTGTGGAGAGAAGTGGGTGTAGAGAAGGACACTGATTTACAGACATGCTTCATTGGAGAGAGCAGAGgttttatatgtgtttataaATCTCTTGTTTGTATGAGTGATATAACCTTTTTGCAACATAATGCAAAATCATTGTAAcccattttaaaagtatttcagaTAGGGGACCTTTCATGCTAGAAAATTCACCCAGGAGAGGGCCCTTCTTGTCACTTTTGTATTTTCAAGCCatttaaatggagaaaaagaaacatgaaatttcAGTAAATTCTAAATGCCTTACCTGGCaccaagactttgtctcaagaaaagaTTGTTGAATATGCCAGATGATAAATATTTATGATGGTGCCTGATGCAGTGGTTTGGTCCACATTTGAGGACATCTGTGTTTGTCACAACCACAGTTTGAGAGATGCAGCTGACACTAGTGGATACCAGGAATGCCGCTGAACTGAAGGACTGTTGTCCTTTCCTGAGGAGGTACGGACAGATATGTACTCGGCCCAGATAGGGCACTGACAACAGACCAAATACACAGTTCTGTCAAACTGCAGTCCCACCAgttgagtgtgtgtgagtatgggtGAGAGGTTGCCTAACAAGCACAGGAGTGATTccgcagctgcatcactgaaaagaCCCCAGCCTGGGGAGGACTCTTGAAAACTGAAACAAAGTGGGTCACATAGGGTTAGGcaatctccccccacccccagaaaccCTTCCCGCTTTTATAAACATGGGAATGGGCCTCGTGAATCTTATACATTTTCGGGGTATATTTCCTAGTCTTAATGAGCCTTCCTCCAGGATGGGAATGTTTTAATTCAGAGGGTACTGATACACATCAGGCACAACATACCCTGATGTATGTAAGGTTTGTGCATAtgattttatcacatcaacagatgTTCTCTGTATTCGGGGACATGCAGGAAATACACTTATTGTAATGGTTAGTGTGATTTCATTAAGGTTTTCTACATTAAATACTATCCTAGCCTGTTTACATCTTGTGAGTCTctagtttgtattttcttaatcttttaacatataaatgtatatggtGATTGTCACCAACTGTCTGCTAAGTAttgatgtttgtgtttttctaagaTGGTGATGTCTTAAAGTGAGCCAGTGTTTCTAAGAGAATAAGTATCAGGGTAGAAAAACATGAATAAAGATATTTTTCACAGCTATCTTGTGAACTGATTTAGAACTTTGTGAACAAATGGTACTTGTTTCCCTCCTCTGGAAGAAAGTCTCAGAATAAGTTCCTTTTCAGTAGTCTCTCATGCTTGCTTAAAAGAATAGAACCAGTTTCAACTCTCGACATGACATGCCTAAAGTAGATACTGTCAATGCTACCTAGAATTAGTAAACAGTACATCATCTCAACATAGTAATGAGAGTTACAGTTTATAAGTACATATTAATAATTTGGTAGGAGGCTACAACACAATGTTCTTTGACCACACAACACCATCTTACACTTTGCCAAAGTGCAATTTGGCTTTGGTCTCTTCTGGATACTATTCAGAGATTTATCTCAGCTGTACTTATTATAATTAGGTGAGATcaatcttccaattttttttaaagctaagcaTATGACCTAGCTCTGTCTATTAGCATACtggaatggggtggggtgggagttcCATAACAACTCTTAGAATAGTTCctggagacatggaggaagtcTGTCTTCTGTTATACACTGGTCTTTTCAGTCATAATTTCTGATTGATAATTTTGTCTCTCCAAATGTGGTTCCTATAATTGTTATAATACAAAACTTTCCAACCAGTGTGAATGATGTTGTGAAGGACAATAAATAGCCAATGAGGAAACTGCTTTTTTGAAGGACTTGGGACATGAATGGAAAACATTAGGTTTCTCTTGGTAAATAAGCAACAGCCATGTACTTACCCAAAACAAGCTTTCTTACCTAAAACAAGCACAGttccaggatttgggaggctgaTTCAAGATTGTACATAGGGCGAAGCCAACATAGGGTACATAGGACGTCAGCTCTTgcatgccccccctcccccccccccccgtgattACAGAGAAGTCAGGCATCACTTCTGCATCCTCCCCTAGAAATAGCCCTTCTGTCCCTGGTGATACCTTGTTTTAGCTCCCAGATTATAATTGTAGACAAATCTTAAATAAATGCAcaaatttaaagggaaaagtaGTTATGTATATAAGGAAATATATAGTCACATTATAAATTGACCAGAGGATAATTTACTATAGGACAAAAATCTTATTTCagaattaaaattttttgaagGGAATTTTTCCAATTGCTTGAAAAATTCATTGGAGTGTAAGTTTAGGAAGTTCCTGAAAATTAGAATAAGAAGGATGTGGGCTGTTGACATGACTCAGCAGGTACAAGGATGCAGGCTGttgacatggctcagcaggtacaagGATGCAGGCTGTTGACATGACTCAGCAGGTACAAAGATGCAGGCTGttgacatggctcagcaggtacaagGATGTGGGCTGttgacatggctcagcaggtacaagGATGTGGGCTGTTGACATGACTCAGCAGGTACAAGGATGTGGGCTGTTGACATGACTCAGCAGGTACAAGGATGCGGGCTGTTGACATGACTCAGCAGGTACAAGGATGCAAGCTGTTGACATGACTCAGCAGGTACAAGGATGCAGGCTGttgacatggctcagcaggtacaagGATGTGGGCTGTTgacatgactcagcaggtaaagcctgaggacctgaatcaatccccaggacccacatggtggaaaaaaaTAGACTCCCActggttgtcctttgacctctacaggTACCATGgtacaagcacacatgcatacacaaaatgtGGACTAACAAGGATGAGAATGTGACTGCAGAAGCATTAATTACTAGTTATTTACAGTAggttttttgttatgttttggttttttgattgccctggctgtcctgaaacaacctatgtagaccaggctgccataggactcagagatctgcctgcctccatgaGTACTAGGAATAAAGTCATGTGCCATCAGGCCTGGCTTATTAGTTTGAACATGTTGATAATGGCAGCAGGCAATACATGTATGTTAATTGGACAAAACAGGAAATGGATATAAAAGTAGAGGATCATTATTGTGGTTCTGTTATTCCTTGCAAGTCTTACGTCATTCAGATTTTATGTGCAGCAAATGTCATCTGTAAAGCACTGAAGTCTATTCTCCAAATTATTGGAATATATTAATAAACACTCTTTGTTCCTGTTCtctgaaattaaaatgtattcatgATCTCAAGTATTAAGGTCAGTGGGTAAGGGAGCACAGAGAGAGGAAACTCATGGGGTGGGATGGAGACATGACTCATCAGCCAAGTGCTTTCATTACATGGTGAGATCCTCATCTGATGCAGATCCCAGCAATGGCTACGGTGCATCCCTGTAGTCCTGTTGCTGAGGTGGCAGAGAGGAGGATTACCGGAGATCATTAGACAGCTATTTTTGTCTAATAGTTGAGCCCAAGGCTCAGTGAAAGATCTTATCACATGTGCATTG from the Peromyscus eremicus chromosome 8a, PerEre_H2_v1, whole genome shotgun sequence genome contains:
- the LOC131917066 gene encoding zinc finger protein 717-like isoform X2: MADLEPEREVGRNQGQGLVSFEDVSVDFTWEEWQDLDDAQRKLYRDVMLETYRSLESLNQCDTKPELILKLEQGAGPWKEEDALNRRLPAVENVKRLNETSWDNQKRHLNHLVITGNSSAEKRVKFGKRFNMSSNHVLHLAIKNRNSSEMRSEVLDIWENVYLPDEPSVMQPIEELDHLTTTKMSYRPPEPLSVDHGVESEQQHFLYSQHDEAFNGNTVWTRKVFPLGDNPSKLKEYRKAFGKLGPSAQEGTHIREDTFDCNFCKKSFSDKCNHTQHFKTCIKNKYDKCTDCEPTFNTKPGLINLRSTLNAWEKPCGCSDNEKCVCQMPKQRINQGVFSSKESNCVKKLCPKLNFSVHQRPHTGKKPHECNTSAKINNQPRRHHRCGRTYQCKVCGKAFKHTQNLYLHYRTHTGEKPYECKECKKLFSVKSNLSVHQKTHTGEKPYECNICGNAFKRRCDLTIHQRVHTGEKPYECKECRKTFSIKSGLIVHQRIHTGEKPYECNVCGKRFNQKSNLSTHEKIHTGEKPFECKECRKSFSVKSYLTIHQKTHLGEKPHA